One Mycolicibacterium fortuitum subsp. fortuitum genomic window carries:
- a CDS encoding MPT63 family protein, whose translation MNLSTAFAGAAIAAAAIVASAPMALAEDGGVTTASLGSQAKLDNGAQGWTVSDLKPSTDNIDYPTKGTLWEVTATNEALQGSVTPIVSNFNIRAADGQNYRALFQVPSSQGVNPATLAQGQKTSGKIYFDVTGGQPTEVVYNAGGRDLLVWDKGAAPAAAPAAGAPKRQAPAASPAAAPAPAAAPVAGAPAAAPAAASPAPAPAAVPAAPAGTGAGSRATDLPAATPPAPGAPAATPAGTEAVPAAPAPGAPAAESTPVAHGTPVAEGAPAATGAGNAATALSPAEGAPAPAAAPGAPAAPAAPAAPAAPAEGAPAPAAPATEPALVPAGTQPVITPAPAPAVAPASNHGTAS comes from the coding sequence ATGAACCTCAGTACGGCCTTTGCCGGAGCGGCTATCGCCGCCGCGGCGATCGTCGCCAGCGCGCCCATGGCGCTCGCCGAGGACGGGGGCGTGACCACCGCCTCGCTCGGCAGCCAGGCCAAGCTGGACAACGGCGCCCAGGGCTGGACGGTCAGCGACCTCAAGCCCAGCACCGACAACATCGACTACCCGACGAAGGGCACCCTCTGGGAGGTCACCGCGACCAACGAGGCCCTCCAGGGCTCGGTGACGCCGATCGTCTCCAACTTCAACATCCGCGCCGCCGACGGCCAGAACTACCGCGCGCTGTTCCAGGTGCCCAGCAGCCAGGGTGTCAACCCGGCCACGCTGGCACAGGGCCAGAAGACCAGCGGCAAGATCTACTTCGACGTGACCGGCGGCCAGCCGACTGAGGTCGTCTACAACGCCGGTGGTCGTGATCTGCTCGTGTGGGACAAGGGCGCTGCGCCCGCCGCAGCTCCTGCTGCCGGCGCGCCCAAGCGTCAGGCCCCCGCCGCTTCCCCGGCTGCTGCTCCCGCGCCCGCCGCCGCACCGGTTGCCGGTGCTCCGGCTGCCGCTCCGGCCGCCGCCTCCCCGGCTCCCGCCCCCGCCGCCGTTCCGGCTGCACCGGCCGGCACCGGCGCAGGTAGCCGCGCGACGGACCTTCCCGCCGCCACCCCGCCAGCTCCGGGCGCTCCGGCCGCCACCCCGGCCGGCACCGAAGCGGTTCCGGCTGCTCCGGCACCGGGCGCTCCGGCCGCCGAGTCGACCCCGGTCGCACACGGCACCCCGGTCGCCGAGGGCGCACCGGCTGCCACCGGTGCGGGCAACGCCGCCACCGCGCTGTCGCCGGCCGAGGGTGCTCCCGCTCCCGCTGCCGCACCGGGTGCTCCGGCTGCTCCCGCCGCACCGGCAGCTCCGGCAGCTCCGGCTGAGGGTGCTCCGGCTCCGGCCGCTCCGGCCACCGAGCCCGCTCTGGTTCCGGCCGGCACCCAGCCGGTCATCACGCCCGCCCCGGCCCCCGCGGTCGCCCCGGCGAGCAACCATGGGACTGCGTCCTGA
- the eno gene encoding phosphopyruvate hydratase, translating to MPIIEQVGAREILDSRGNPTVEVEVALTDGTFARAAVPSGASTGEHEAVELRDGGSRYGGKGVEKAVEAVLDEIAPAIIGLAADDQRLVDQALLDLDGTPDKSRLGANAILGVSLAVAKAAADSAALPLFRYLGGPNAHILPVPMMNILNGGAHADTGVDVQEFMVAPIGAPSFKESLRWGAEVYHSLKAVLKKQGLSTGLGDEGGFAPDVAGTKAALDLIATAIEATGFKLGSDVALALDVAATEFYTEGSGYAFEKETRTAEQMAEFYAGLLDSYPLVSIEDPLSEDDWDGWVALTSAIGDRIQLVGDDLFVTNPERLEDGIERGAANALLVKVNQIGTLTETLDAVALAHNSGYRTMMSHRSGETEDTTIADLAVAVGSGQIKTGAPARSERVAKYNQLLRIEEALGDAARYAGDLAFPRFEAK from the coding sequence GTGCCCATCATCGAGCAGGTTGGAGCCCGCGAGATCCTCGATTCCCGTGGCAACCCGACGGTCGAGGTCGAGGTGGCCCTGACCGACGGCACGTTCGCGCGGGCCGCGGTGCCCTCAGGCGCGTCGACCGGCGAGCACGAGGCGGTGGAGCTGCGCGACGGCGGTTCCCGCTATGGCGGCAAGGGTGTCGAGAAGGCCGTCGAGGCCGTGCTCGACGAGATCGCCCCGGCGATCATCGGCCTGGCCGCCGACGATCAGCGTCTCGTCGACCAGGCGCTGCTGGATCTCGACGGCACACCCGACAAGTCCCGGCTTGGTGCCAACGCGATCCTCGGTGTCTCGCTGGCCGTGGCCAAGGCCGCTGCCGACAGCGCCGCGCTGCCGCTGTTCCGCTACCTCGGTGGCCCGAACGCACACATCCTTCCGGTGCCGATGATGAACATCCTCAACGGCGGCGCACACGCCGACACCGGCGTGGACGTCCAGGAGTTCATGGTTGCCCCGATCGGCGCGCCCTCGTTCAAGGAGTCGCTGCGCTGGGGTGCCGAGGTCTACCACTCGCTCAAGGCCGTGCTCAAGAAGCAGGGGCTGTCCACCGGCCTGGGCGATGAGGGCGGTTTCGCCCCCGACGTCGCCGGCACCAAGGCTGCGCTGGACCTGATCGCCACGGCCATCGAGGCCACCGGCTTCAAACTCGGCAGCGATGTGGCGCTGGCTCTGGATGTTGCGGCCACCGAGTTCTACACCGAGGGTTCGGGTTACGCCTTCGAGAAGGAGACGCGCACCGCCGAGCAGATGGCCGAGTTCTATGCCGGTCTGCTCGACTCCTACCCTCTGGTCTCGATCGAGGATCCGCTGTCCGAGGACGACTGGGACGGCTGGGTGGCGTTGACCTCGGCCATCGGCGACCGGATCCAGTTGGTCGGCGACGATCTGTTCGTCACCAACCCGGAGCGTCTTGAGGACGGTATCGAGCGCGGCGCCGCCAACGCACTGCTGGTGAAGGTCAACCAGATCGGCACGCTCACCGAAACGCTGGATGCCGTTGCGTTGGCGCACAACAGCGGTTACCGCACCATGATGAGCCACCGTTCGGGGGAGACCGAGGACACCACCATCGCCGACCTCGCGGTCGCGGTGGGCAGCGGTCAGATCAAGACCGGTGCCCCGGCCCGCAGCGAGCGGGTGGCCAAGTACAACCAGTTGCTGCGCATCGAGGAGGCTTTGGGCGACGCTGCGCGTTACGCGGGCGACCTCGCGTTCCCTCGGTTCGAGGCCAAGTAG
- a CDS encoding FtsB family cell division protein yields the protein MPEAKRPDPKRRSPASRPGKPGKAGESNRPRASQPRRRAAESRPAQAEPAAEETVTKAIAVQAQQQAELQSEQRFGSTARRAAILAAVVCVLTLTIAGPVRTYFAQRTEMKQLKASEEQLRAQIADLEQQKVKLADPQYIQAQARERLGFVMPGDTPYQVQLPPGAMASDEPGELVPPGSAAPAGQPWYTSLWHTIADEPHGVSPTIGGPPAPGGPAPGGPPVPPPPPAEPRGPNG from the coding sequence ATGCCCGAAGCGAAGCGGCCCGATCCGAAGCGACGGTCCCCGGCCTCCCGACCCGGCAAGCCGGGTAAGGCAGGGGAGTCGAATCGGCCGCGCGCTTCACAGCCGCGGCGCCGGGCGGCCGAGTCCCGTCCGGCGCAGGCCGAGCCGGCCGCCGAGGAGACGGTCACCAAGGCCATTGCGGTACAGGCTCAGCAGCAGGCCGAGCTGCAGTCCGAACAGCGGTTCGGGTCGACGGCCCGTAGGGCGGCAATTCTCGCCGCGGTGGTGTGCGTGCTGACGCTGACGATTGCCGGGCCGGTGCGCACCTACTTCGCGCAGCGCACCGAGATGAAGCAACTCAAGGCGAGTGAGGAGCAGTTGCGGGCTCAGATCGCCGACCTGGAACAGCAGAAGGTCAAACTGGCCGATCCCCAGTACATCCAGGCCCAGGCCAGAGAACGGCTCGGTTTCGTCATGCCGGGTGACACTCCCTACCAGGTGCAACTTCCGCCAGGGGCCATGGCGTCGGATGAGCCGGGGGAGCTGGTGCCGCCGGGGTCCGCGGCGCCCGCGGGGCAGCCCTGGTACACCTCGCTGTGGCACACGATTGCCGATGAGCCACACGGGGTTTCCCCGACCATCGGCGGGCCTCCCGCGCCGGGCGGTCCTGCTCCGGGTGGGCCGCCGGTCCCGCCGCCTCCGCCAGCCGAGCCCAGAGGTCCCAATGGTTGA
- a CDS encoding lytic transglycosylase domain-containing protein, whose product MSPVRWLRAVAVVAATALLLASSCSWHLGTPIPEGVPPPAGDPVPAIDTYAKGRPADQLHEWAAQRAPAMGMPVNALEAYAYAARVAQVENPNCQVAWTTLAGIGMVESHHGTYRGAMIARNGDVTPPIRGVQLDGTAGNLLIPDTDKGKLDGDPLMDRAMGPMQFIPETWGHFGVDANNDGVVSPDNFDDAALSAAGLLCWYGKDLSTPRGWMKALKAYNNSDQYARMVRDWATAYAGGHGL is encoded by the coding sequence GTGTCGCCAGTGCGTTGGCTGCGGGCTGTCGCCGTTGTTGCTGCGACAGCGCTGCTGTTGGCATCCAGCTGTTCGTGGCATCTGGGGACCCCAATTCCCGAGGGAGTGCCACCGCCGGCCGGCGACCCGGTGCCCGCCATCGACACCTATGCCAAGGGCCGGCCCGCCGATCAACTGCATGAATGGGCCGCTCAGCGAGCGCCCGCGATGGGCATGCCCGTCAACGCCCTGGAGGCATACGCCTACGCCGCGCGCGTTGCCCAGGTGGAGAACCCGAACTGCCAGGTGGCCTGGACCACCCTGGCGGGCATCGGCATGGTCGAGAGCCACCACGGCACCTATCGGGGCGCGATGATCGCCCGCAACGGTGACGTCACCCCGCCGATCCGCGGGGTGCAGCTGGACGGAACCGCAGGCAACCTGCTGATTCCTGACACCGACAAGGGCAAGCTCGACGGGGATCCGCTGATGGACCGCGCCATGGGGCCCATGCAGTTCATCCCGGAGACCTGGGGGCATTTCGGGGTGGACGCCAACAACGACGGGGTGGTCAGCCCGGACAACTTCGACGACGCCGCGCTCTCCGCAGCGGGTCTGCTGTGCTGGTACGGCAAGGATCTGTCCACCCCGCGGGGCTGGATGAAGGCACTGAAGGCCTACAACAACTCCGACCAGTACGCCCGGATGGTCCGCGACTGGGCGACCGCGTACGCCGGCGGCCACGGCCTTTGA
- a CDS encoding DUF501 domain-containing protein — MVDPADIEAVTKQLGREPRGVLEVAYRCPNGEPGVVKTAPRLPDGTPFPTLYYLTHPALTAAASRLESSGLMREMTERLQQDEDLAAAYRRAHESYLAERDAIESLGTTFTGGGMPDRVKCLHVVMAHSLAKGPGVNPFGDEALALLAVEPAMAGILDREVWV, encoded by the coding sequence ATGGTTGATCCCGCCGACATCGAGGCCGTGACAAAGCAGTTGGGCCGTGAGCCGCGCGGAGTCCTTGAGGTCGCCTATCGCTGCCCCAACGGTGAACCAGGTGTGGTCAAGACCGCGCCGAGGTTGCCCGATGGCACACCGTTCCCCACGCTGTACTACTTGACGCACCCGGCACTCACTGCGGCCGCCAGTCGGCTGGAGTCCTCCGGGCTGATGCGGGAGATGACCGAGCGCCTGCAGCAGGATGAGGATCTGGCGGCGGCCTATCGCCGTGCGCACGAGTCGTATCTGGCCGAACGGGACGCGATCGAGTCGCTGGGCACCACGTTCACCGGGGGTGGTATGCCCGACCGGGTCAAGTGTCTGCACGTGGTGATGGCGCACTCGTTGGCAAAGGGCCCCGGGGTCAATCCTTTCGGTGATGAGGCGCTGGCATTGCTGGCCGTCGAACCGGCGATGGCTGGAATCTTGGATCGTGAGGTATGGGTTTGA
- a CDS encoding ZIP family metal transporter, whose product MLTALIWGLVAASSLLLGAVAGVIRTWNRRLVGLVLGFGAGALISSISFELAEEGFRASGGWTVALGLAIGAVVFYLADKAVDRLGRKGTQTAGLPLLLGALLDGIPEQAALGIGIATGAGVSLALVVSIFVSNLPESIGSASDMRSAGEPASRIVGGWAAIAALCALATVGGYQLQDVAGAQLQGGINGFAAGALLVMLVGSMIPEATEKAGENAGLAAVLGFAVAAGLSLAG is encoded by the coding sequence GTGCTCACCGCACTGATCTGGGGCCTTGTCGCCGCATCCTCACTGCTTCTCGGTGCCGTCGCCGGCGTGATCCGAACCTGGAATCGACGACTCGTCGGCCTGGTTCTCGGCTTCGGCGCCGGAGCACTCATCTCCAGCATCTCCTTCGAACTCGCCGAAGAGGGCTTCCGGGCCAGCGGCGGCTGGACCGTCGCGCTCGGACTGGCCATCGGAGCCGTGGTGTTCTATCTGGCCGACAAGGCCGTAGATCGGCTGGGCCGCAAAGGGACCCAAACCGCCGGGCTGCCATTGTTGCTCGGCGCCCTGCTCGACGGTATTCCCGAGCAGGCCGCACTGGGCATCGGCATCGCGACCGGAGCCGGTGTCAGCCTGGCCCTGGTGGTCTCAATTTTCGTATCGAACCTTCCCGAATCCATCGGGTCGGCCAGCGACATGCGATCCGCCGGAGAGCCCGCCAGCCGGATCGTGGGCGGCTGGGCCGCGATCGCCGCGCTATGCGCACTGGCCACCGTGGGCGGCTACCAGCTACAGGATGTCGCCGGCGCCCAATTGCAAGGTGGGATCAACGGATTCGCCGCGGGAGCGCTGCTGGTCATGCTGGTGGGCTCGATGATCCCGGAGGCCACAGAGAAAGCCGGCGAGAACGCCGGGCTGGCGGCCGTGCTGGGATTCGCCGTCGCGGCCGGGCTGTCGCTGGCCGGGTGA
- a CDS encoding radical SAM protein: MGLRGDRLHRYVTAFCPHCHDEAPERLLADVARLAGILVERDGHIWLERGCRIHGLVRTLYDEDPEILSYLEEWTAPTKAHIPDVAGNFDPIPSAYLRGLPEMQTQHTCILLQDIAETCNLRCPTCFTDSSPDLRHVVPTADVLANVDQRLARENGRIDVLMLSGGEPTLHPDLAALLDQLVARPITRILVNSNGVRIANDDTLLDLLTAHRERVEVYLQYDGLSEQAHRHHRGGDLRRTKAQALQRLSEREIFTTLVMTCALGVNDDEIGDMVRLALDTPYVGGLTIQPQFGSGRSGAIDAMNRLTHTGVLKRLGPQTDGAVTWRDLTALPCSHPHCCSVGYLVRDDSDQWRSLVSLIGTESLKDKLGLVSNRIADTELPRELRLAVQESLLGLLSEQSSLSHPQIGDVWRAICESCDLGMGTLLTLASSALPGRRRKIRRLLGERVVRLTVKPFMDMSTMIEERLTQCCVHVGTRSGQPDSAQHQCAPFCAVQAWPALGRQRLSLSSGQALPLIEIR; encoded by the coding sequence ATGGGGTTGCGTGGCGACCGTTTGCACCGGTATGTCACCGCGTTCTGTCCACACTGCCATGACGAGGCGCCCGAGCGCCTCTTGGCCGACGTCGCGCGGCTGGCCGGCATCCTGGTGGAACGCGACGGGCACATCTGGCTCGAACGTGGCTGCCGCATACACGGATTGGTCCGCACGCTGTACGACGAGGACCCCGAGATCCTGTCGTACCTCGAGGAGTGGACGGCCCCGACCAAGGCTCACATCCCCGATGTGGCAGGCAACTTCGACCCGATTCCCTCGGCCTATCTTCGTGGCCTACCCGAGATGCAGACCCAGCACACCTGCATCCTGCTGCAGGACATCGCCGAGACGTGCAACCTGCGTTGCCCCACCTGTTTCACCGACAGTTCGCCCGATCTGCGGCACGTGGTGCCCACCGCTGACGTGCTGGCCAACGTCGACCAGCGGCTGGCACGGGAGAACGGCCGCATCGACGTCCTGATGCTCAGCGGCGGGGAACCCACCCTGCACCCAGACCTGGCCGCCTTGCTCGATCAGCTGGTCGCCCGGCCCATCACCCGAATCCTGGTCAACAGCAACGGGGTCCGCATCGCCAACGACGACACGCTGCTCGACCTACTCACCGCACACCGCGAACGGGTCGAGGTGTACCTGCAATACGACGGGCTGTCCGAGCAAGCCCACCGTCATCACCGCGGCGGCGATCTCCGGCGCACCAAAGCCCAAGCCCTGCAGCGGCTGTCCGAGCGGGAGATCTTCACAACCTTGGTGATGACGTGCGCACTGGGAGTCAATGACGACGAGATCGGTGACATGGTCAGGCTGGCTCTGGACACGCCCTACGTCGGCGGGCTCACCATCCAGCCGCAGTTCGGTTCCGGCCGGTCCGGCGCGATCGACGCCATGAACCGGCTGACCCATACCGGCGTACTCAAGCGACTCGGACCGCAGACCGACGGCGCCGTCACCTGGCGCGACCTGACCGCACTGCCCTGCTCACACCCGCATTGCTGTTCGGTCGGATACCTGGTCCGCGACGACAGCGACCAGTGGCGCTCACTGGTATCACTGATCGGCACCGAGAGCCTCAAAGACAAGCTGGGGCTGGTATCCAACCGGATCGCCGACACCGAGCTGCCTCGCGAGCTGCGGCTGGCGGTGCAGGAGTCACTGCTCGGGCTGCTCTCGGAGCAGTCGTCGCTCTCGCATCCGCAGATCGGCGATGTCTGGCGCGCCATCTGCGAGAGCTGCGACCTGGGTATGGGAACGCTTCTGACACTGGCGTCCTCGGCGCTGCCGGGGCGCCGCCGCAAGATCCGTAGGTTGCTCGGCGAGCGTGTGGTGCGCCTGACCGTCAAACCCTTCATGGATATGTCGACGATGATCGAAGAGCGGCTGACCCAGTGTTGTGTGCACGTCGGTACCCGCTCCGGGCAGCCGGATTCGGCCCAGCACCAGTGCGCACCGTTCTGCGCCGTGCAAGCCTGGCCCGCACTCGGCCGTCAACGGCTGTCCTTGTCATCAGGGCAGGCATTACCGCTCATCGAGATTCGATGA
- a CDS encoding ArsR/SmtB family transcription factor yields the protein MGHGVEGHATPPATLDAASAAKVAETLQALASPNRLLILTRLRESPCSVTELSMAVGMEQPAVSNQLRLLRALGLVTGDRSGRNIVYRLYDSHVAQLLDEAIYHIEHLRLGARESSA from the coding sequence ATGGGTCACGGAGTTGAGGGGCACGCGACGCCGCCCGCGACGCTCGACGCAGCCTCAGCCGCCAAGGTTGCCGAGACCCTGCAAGCCCTGGCCTCCCCCAACCGCTTGCTGATCTTGACCCGACTACGGGAATCACCTTGCTCGGTGACCGAGCTGTCCATGGCGGTCGGCATGGAGCAACCAGCCGTCTCCAACCAGCTTCGGCTATTGCGGGCGCTGGGTCTGGTGACCGGCGACAGATCCGGCCGCAACATCGTGTACCGGCTTTACGACAGCCATGTCGCGCAGCTGCTCGATGAAGCCATCTACCACATCGAGCACCTCCGCCTCGGCGCCCGCGAAAGCTCGGCCTGA
- the efeU gene encoding iron uptake transporter permease EfeU, with protein sequence MTVISDVPTSTLVASNVTSQVFGSGLIGLREGLEAAIVVSILVAFLVKSERRDALKWVWLGVGAAIAMTVTVFLVIQFGENTISGLGAEAIAGIASLIAVVIVTTMVLWMKKASASMSGQLRGEMSQALETGGLAVALLAFLAVGREGVETALFMVGYAEAETLWPLTGLIVGVLIAAAIAYGMYAGAVRINLAKFFSYTGVFLVVVAAGILAYGIKALQTVGWIPGLSAKAFDMSGAFDWSAWYGEIIQGIFNIDPTPTVLQFGAWLAYIVVVLALFLKPVRSGSPAATPASSSEPSVEPETSTSPERSTK encoded by the coding sequence ATGACTGTCATCTCGGACGTTCCGACCAGCACGCTGGTCGCGTCCAACGTCACATCGCAGGTGTTCGGCAGTGGCCTGATCGGTTTGCGGGAAGGCCTCGAAGCCGCCATCGTGGTGTCGATCCTGGTGGCATTCCTGGTGAAATCCGAACGCCGCGACGCGCTCAAATGGGTGTGGCTGGGGGTCGGCGCGGCGATCGCCATGACTGTCACCGTCTTCCTGGTCATCCAGTTCGGCGAGAACACCATCAGTGGGCTCGGCGCCGAGGCCATCGCAGGCATCGCATCGCTGATCGCCGTCGTCATCGTCACCACCATGGTCCTGTGGATGAAAAAGGCGTCCGCCTCGATGTCGGGCCAGCTGCGCGGCGAGATGTCGCAGGCGCTGGAGACCGGCGGCCTGGCGGTGGCGCTGCTGGCGTTCCTGGCAGTGGGCCGTGAAGGCGTGGAGACCGCACTGTTCATGGTCGGTTACGCCGAAGCCGAGACCCTGTGGCCGTTGACCGGCCTGATCGTCGGGGTCCTGATCGCCGCGGCGATCGCCTACGGCATGTACGCAGGCGCTGTGCGGATCAACCTCGCCAAGTTCTTCTCCTACACCGGCGTCTTCCTGGTCGTGGTGGCGGCCGGGATCCTCGCGTACGGCATCAAGGCCCTGCAGACGGTGGGCTGGATCCCGGGATTGAGCGCGAAGGCCTTCGACATGAGTGGCGCGTTCGACTGGTCGGCCTGGTACGGCGAGATCATCCAAGGCATCTTCAACATCGATCCGACACCGACCGTGCTGCAGTTCGGCGCGTGGCTGGCTTACATCGTGGTGGTGCTGGCTCTGTTCCTGAAGCCGGTGCGCTCCGGCAGCCCAGCCGCCACCCCCGCCTCTTCCTCCGAGCCGAGCGTCGAGCCGGAGACCTCAACCTCACCCGAAAGGTCGACCAAGTGA
- a CDS encoding prolipoprotein diacylglyceryl transferase: protein MTAQWHLGPVSIGVHNLFVALGVSAALLVFIAEARRRGAVNEQSVVAAAGALIGGAIGMRMTGWIRHLDFSANPTLAQAWQFGSRSILGGLLGAYLGVLIAKRVGGYRGKTGDLFAPAVALGMAIGRIGCHLTEAPGRPTTLPWGIHAPADTPECPGCVAGVAMHPSFLYEIAFQLTAFAVLLWLRPRIGRPGELFVLYVAGYAVFRFLVEFVRANETVWLDLTRPQWFLLPSLLILGFRLWYGYRRGYYRNPARTQEVPA, encoded by the coding sequence GTGACTGCGCAGTGGCACCTGGGGCCCGTCAGCATCGGGGTGCACAACCTGTTCGTCGCACTCGGGGTGTCCGCTGCCCTGCTGGTGTTCATCGCCGAGGCCCGCCGTCGCGGCGCGGTCAACGAGCAATCCGTTGTCGCCGCGGCCGGTGCACTGATCGGTGGGGCGATCGGGATGAGGATGACGGGGTGGATACGTCACCTGGACTTCAGCGCCAATCCGACCTTGGCACAGGCCTGGCAGTTCGGCTCCCGCAGCATCCTGGGCGGACTGTTGGGCGCCTACCTCGGGGTGCTGATCGCCAAGCGCGTCGGGGGCTATCGCGGCAAGACCGGTGATCTGTTCGCGCCCGCTGTCGCGCTCGGCATGGCCATCGGCCGCATCGGGTGCCACCTCACCGAGGCCCCCGGACGACCGACCACCCTGCCGTGGGGGATCCACGCGCCGGCCGACACCCCCGAATGCCCGGGCTGCGTGGCCGGAGTCGCCATGCACCCGTCGTTTCTGTACGAGATCGCGTTTCAGCTCACCGCCTTCGCGGTGTTGCTGTGGCTGCGACCCCGGATCGGCAGACCCGGTGAGCTGTTCGTGCTCTACGTCGCCGGTTATGCGGTGTTCCGGTTCCTCGTCGAGTTCGTCCGCGCCAACGAGACCGTGTGGCTGGACCTGACCCGCCCGCAATGGTTCCTGCTGCCGTCGTTGCTGATCCTGGGATTTCGGCTGTGGTACGGCTACCGCCGCGGGTACTATCGCAACCCAGCCCGCACTCAGGAGGTGCCCGCATGA
- a CDS encoding Ppx/GppA phosphatase family protein: MGLSSNRVGAIDCGTNSIRLLIADVVDGKLRDVHREMRIVRLGQGVDATGEFAPEALARTEAALADYAALMAEHSVTAVRMVATSAARDAGNRDEFFAMTARLLGKVVPGSVAEVITGTEEAELSFRGAVGELDPAAGPFVVVDLGGGSTELVRGDTTVQASFSADIGCVRLTERCLHSDPPTADEVEQARVVARDGLAEALRVVPVEGVHTWVGVAGTMTTLSALAQGMTEYDPEAIHLSRIGFDDLLAVCEQLIGMTKAERLALGPMHAGRADVIGGGAIIVEELAAVFRREAGIGELVVSEHDILDGIALSIA; the protein is encoded by the coding sequence ATGGGTTTGAGTTCGAACCGCGTCGGCGCAATCGACTGTGGCACCAACTCGATTCGTCTGCTGATCGCCGACGTGGTGGACGGCAAACTGCGTGATGTACACCGTGAGATGCGTATCGTGCGGTTGGGGCAGGGTGTCGATGCCACCGGCGAGTTCGCTCCCGAAGCGCTGGCACGCACCGAAGCCGCGCTGGCGGATTACGCCGCGCTGATGGCCGAACATTCGGTGACCGCGGTGCGGATGGTCGCGACCTCGGCGGCCCGGGATGCCGGCAACCGCGACGAGTTCTTCGCGATGACGGCGCGGCTGCTGGGCAAGGTGGTGCCGGGATCGGTGGCCGAGGTGATCACCGGCACCGAGGAGGCCGAGCTGTCGTTCCGCGGTGCTGTCGGTGAACTCGATCCTGCCGCAGGGCCTTTCGTGGTCGTCGATCTCGGCGGCGGCTCCACCGAACTGGTGCGGGGCGACACGACCGTGCAGGCGAGCTTTTCCGCGGACATCGGTTGTGTGCGGCTGACCGAGCGGTGCCTGCATTCCGATCCGCCCACTGCCGATGAGGTGGAGCAGGCGCGGGTCGTGGCGCGCGACGGCCTGGCCGAGGCGCTGCGGGTGGTGCCGGTCGAAGGGGTGCACACCTGGGTGGGTGTGGCCGGAACGATGACCACACTGTCTGCGTTGGCGCAGGGCATGACCGAATACGATCCAGAAGCAATTCATCTGTCTCGCATAGGGTTCGATGATCTGCTCGCCGTGTGTGAACAGCTGATCGGCATGACCAAGGCAGAGCGCCTGGCACTCGGACCGATGCATGCCGGCCGAGCCGATGTGATCGGCGGCGGCGCGATCATCGTCGAGGAGTTGGCTGCGGTTTTCCGCCGCGAGGCCGGAATCGGCGAACTGGTGGTCAGCGAGCACGACATTCTCGACGGCATCGCGTTGTCGATCGCCTGA